AGGACACTTGCAATTATTAAACAACTATAGAAAGCAGATCTGTCCTAAAGATTATAGAACTTAAGCACCAATCTCTTTTCAAGATACAAAGCAAAGTAAAGCATCTGTTCTAGGGGTCATGGGAGATTGGAGGTCTTCCCTAGGTGCCCTAATCAAGAAAATAGAAATTTCAAATCTTGAAATGAGCATGTTTTCCCACATATTGTAAATGTTTCACTTCTCAATGAGAGCCTtaacaaagaaataaattgcCAATCTTAAAAATGAGCATGTTCTCccaaaatgaaattgaatgagTGACTTCTCTGGGTTTGTAGGTACTACATttacttaccaaaaaaaaacaataatgtcACTCAGGTTGGAAATACTTAGCATCATTTATAGGAGACAAATGGAGGCAACCTAGTACACTCCACAAAAGTGAGACAACACTTAAATGGTACTCCAGTCATGCAAAATGAAATGATACTGAACAGAGAATTGGATCATTGGAAACCCATAACGCGGATTTGATCAATCAGATTCTTCATTGCaagaaacaatataatattctcaaatatttttgataatttttttatacatcaggttccaaaaattttcaaatgaatAGTTGCAATGCCAGGCTTCCAGTTATAGATAATTAAGGCATTACTACGCGAAGAGTGAAGATACAAAATTTTTCTTGTTTGGCCCAGCTTAATTTGGAGTTATCTACTCCTAAAATGCATAAGTTGGGCAAAAGAGTAAAAGGTAAAAAGAGGCTATGAAGGAAAAGCCGCTTTTTCAAGAAGCTCATACTGGTCCAAACAAGCATGTCAAAGTATTTAAATTCAATGTTCGAGTACCTATATTGAATATGATGAATTTTCTTTCTTGCACTCCACGTATTGCAACAACCCCCTCAGGCTCCACAGTTACCAGTACAAACATAGCACCCTGCACAAAACTACTTTATTTAGGGCATCTGCTGAGATGAAAAGGGTgtcaaaacaaaatataattattatttatacattttaaggAAATACTATTATACTCTATACCTGGTTATCAAGCAAGTTCAAGACATCAGtcttgaatattaatttttcagtGTTCAGTAATTTTCTTTCCCTATTTAGCTCCAACCCTGAACTATCTTTCTTGAGTTGTAAAGAAAAAGTAGCTGGTATCTGCTATTCATTAAACAGAACAATTTAGTTTTGATACATTGAAGTAAACATTGACAAACAGAGGACAGGATTAAGATATACATACAGAAGCAGGATAAGATATCTTTACTTCATACCAAGTGTGAGATTTCAGTCCCTGCAAATGGTACAGTCGGGATCCTGACTGCAATGGAATAGTTTCCTTCTGTAGCTCCTCCCCAACATTCAGGACTTTGGTCTCATGCctataaaattgtattacgtTGGACTTCAGTAAACTCAATGTCAGGAATTTTACCAATTCACAATCTTGAATAATTTAATGCAATCGAAGAAAATCCACATACTCCTACAATTCCCACATTCATTTTGTTTGTTAAATGGTGTGGTCAaatgtaaattaaaagaaaacaatttctCCACACACAACTTTATAGCCATCAAATGGAAGTCAAGCCACTTTCGGAATactacttgaaaaaaaaatacccaAAAGAAATGAACAGTAAATAgctctataaataaaaaaaaaattcttattcaACAGTTCTATTAGACACAGCTCCATCAAAATCCAAGATAACCACAAAGCCTTTCTTCACTTCCATCAGATTTTCTTTCAGTTATATGAGTTTTGAAATGAACCAAAATCGGTACTTACTTACTCCCATGACTCGGTGCTGGACCAATGAGGCTGAAGTTAATAATGTATATCAGAAAGAGAACATCCTTTCGATGCGAACAAAGCATTTTCAGATAATCACTCATCTACAATTCAAAACTTGACCTGGAAAGCTAAAACAAACTACATTCAGTGTGAAGATGAAAATTCAAGCATAAACTAAACCATCCTATAAAAGCTTGTCATATTTGCcaataaaatatactccgtatttaaacTCCCATCTGGGACAACATGAACTAATGTTTATGCCAAATGCTCAGATTGAAAGAAGttatctaattaaattaaagcccTAATTAAGCaatgaaatttatataaattcaGTAAAAACTAGATATGAGAGAAGTAAGCTTGACATCCAATATATACAGTTCTCAAAAAGATTCCTTGAGAGTTATTATTGaagaattttgaagaaactgtGCCAGATTGCTCCATCTGTTTACACACTTTGCTAAAttctccttctttttttttgttaatgatGTCAAACAAGTTCTTACACAACTTTTGGATCTGGCATATGTCATTTCTCATAACAAGCTTATTAGTTACTGGATTTAATGGGAACTACTAAATCCAAAAAGTATTATAGTGGAAAAACCTGCTGTTTCTGCGTCCTGTTCGGTCTGGCGATGAGAGAGTGAGGGACTGAGGGAGCACCAAAGCAGTGCTGCTGTCTATACGGGCTGGCGGAGCCGGCCAAAAAAGCCGGCTCCTTGGCAGGCCTGGGTTTTACTGGCCCAAACCGCCCCGCCCCTGGCCCGTGGGCTAGGCGGGCCCACCACaccaccctttttttttttggttcttatacatatatcatatattgtGTCATTTATATCACCTTCTAGGCGTCTCCTACTGCTTGACATTATTCCTTCACAACACTGCTatgtaataaaataaacataaataaacatgaAACATAACAAGACTCCATTTCAGAAATAACTATTGATCACCCTCAAATCCTCCATCGACCACTAATAGTACTGGTAGATTGTTTAACTTTCAAAGGGAAACAACAACAGAGACGGCCTAAGCAGCATTCACAAATCTCAAAATTAACTATAAcattttgtcttattttataTGCTAAAGGGATAGAACTCTGTATAAGTGTATAATCAACGACCACAGATTCCGAAAGAGACTGAAAGAGTAGTGCATACATGTTAGAAAATTGtagtaaaaatatttaattaaacatttaaatctCCTTTCAACACAGTAGTAGAAGGCTATGACATACCGGAGACAGCGGAGATCCCGGAGGTTATCGCCGATTCACCACCCTGCCTGCCTGCCTGCCTGATTCTCTAGCTCGCCGaagtgagagtgagagtgagagagttaGCCCGAGACTCTGTGAGAGCGAGAGAGAAGGCGTGACTTC
This portion of the Ipomoea triloba cultivar NCNSP0323 chromosome 5, ASM357664v1 genome encodes:
- the LOC116019085 gene encoding uncharacterized protein LOC116019085 isoform X1, which gives rise to MSDYLKMLCSHRKDVLFLIYIINFSLIGPAPSHGSKHETKVLNVGEELQKETIPLQSGSRLYHLQGLKSHTWYEVKISYPASQIPATFSLQLKKDSSGLELNRERKLLNTEKLIFKTDVLNLLDNQGAMFVLVTVEPEGVVAIRGVQERKFIIFNIVCDELYLGIPEKAWYVVVLVILCLVVAFVIPSFLPPYLLPRSQNRNILDQVISKDS
- the LOC116019085 gene encoding uncharacterized protein LOC116019085 isoform X2 translates to MSDYLKMLCSHRKDVLFLIYIINFSLIGPAPSHGSKHETKVLNVGEELQKETIPLQSGSRLYHLQGLKSHTWYEVKISYPASIPATFSLQLKKDSSGLELNRERKLLNTEKLIFKTDVLNLLDNQGAMFVLVTVEPEGVVAIRGVQERKFIIFNIVCDELYLGIPEKAWYVVVLVILCLVVAFVIPSFLPPYLLPRSQNRNILDQVISKDS